The following proteins come from a genomic window of Plasmodium vivax chromosome 3, whole genome shotgun sequence:
- a CDS encoding cysteine repeat modular protein 2 PbCRM2, putative (encoded by transcript PVX_096410A; Apicoplast targeted protein. Curated by Stuart Ralph, Walter and Eliza Hall Institute of Medical Research, Australia.) has protein sequence MVNPSKFFFFSSVLVTCLLKSEAASNGKPGFGKEPTVAPPKKTKESGEYRRSAAVKLDKLKFKRAPRNILKAKKRGINFVSLNLEKVIELKQKDPLILISSIYSGEKEKFLSACYENGKIKEGSTCSRITTTKEICDVPVDFNLDYVFSYRDRNELPSKCLVDNVPQYRIKNRDHVVVQSGEHFDLKIMNESMLLRTSVIITTGECSDMVKSRSTLFQFERSPNPFGDPVLHKGEVIGSEFKNIYVNQEAKGVFNICSCYIDYLDINYNSCLLASRHYTHIYTLRAILPSSKIITLNTGEKMTIHLKEYETMFPIQNAFIIERVSGYQCSNINKKPFTQVQEDFYQNVRRLNFYDVYLYEMGPNEIIEDVVFGKPGSYLLCYTSIDRGTEFSSLLATIHVKGYFLNVVNYLYVDLHSTKLKLGHSIFLKRMGIEPLSKVVFKKREAENCSGEIIYSNDALEIIVEEKGNIKVDIFQVSDIKLSEYNELLDICSGEKGKYRLIGRAQSKPYILNTHENVFLLKDFKFPPDDVRTYVMKKESHFFKFYPYLLEYSLKNKVDILYVSFMCYSSSNEISITYSSDRNMTPKSFAQFKITQASSSVLYVTSEEVKIYVLKKNLQSLYMYDITPSKVKMRKKSTQRYVDDPHMYPLLNFYSDYAYFVKCNNCSTPILMEPVYDENKKLKLLFLVTSDPLRRIIIVNLKFSIVYVHNTNAVKNKFEEINELRFGLDVLKDSSYLITDVSCGKLKNKSFDCFLVDQMNNSVIALHYIQKRKLLLRMDTFQGESNASDENAYVYNFIFSQSDTYLQNPKHVVPFPYGDSYVLFVDEDETTEMNIILYNRNKPSKRFSYVSKINSTYIDEGKINKIYKFYDHKELINRNVLLIVKELENAVHFVIAPIQNITNVTELKYTYPSIVQDNGIPYALKIKSDEIKKMNLLHNFQIEVHNANKSKHVAIDKYDGTIVIKLSEFIDDPVDLTAKMYGVFMELNTNIEITVICADGMKALNGGCVACPLGTYNNINEYMKHGNMHECTKCQENSITKNEGSTSIAQCLCLPGYELNNNDECVPCAMGTWKSETSNTPCIFHCYPNSQSLIRGSRSEEESECKCLKGYYFVSKDGINFCEQCDIGHFCPGGYRGAKKKCPENTTNEELENFSIKSCKCNAGFEPFDSSNLNNYDFRTNPIFDDYKDFEQEMEPSHVCEPCKMGSYKNTVSEEKCKRCSAHVYTDAIQSTSIAECKKCEKGYYLHEQDLCLLCPDNHYCPGYPAEDKKYSLYENQKVPCDDKTLTIPPNELNVSPLNCLCKKGFEYVKSEENEFACLEVPKNYYKSELSNTQKKPCPENSVTLYTQTKSKIKCICVGGYYWDINENKCIKCPKGYYCPGGHLKDCFLQNTLHLCKPKKIKCPIKNTTTKAEESFSESSCLCDKGYTLSKESLRECVLCPVNTYKDFVSNAECTMCLTPYTTDGQVGNAKEEDCTCSGGYYFFNHCIPCSDKNTYCKGGKMIVNNKSKTIHYGPSKCPPNTVVSFETERPHNQSFCVCKKGYKHVYTASNYTKICAPCGRGFFKTMIGDFSCESKCKPNSTSLTGTTHETHCFCLTNYYFKNGICVNCPDGAYCEGGFEEETLLIMKKSVNSLDPSKIKHVMPVPKENYALYKLKGNIYNTDWFIVECPIKEACLYNEKCHESMTNFLCGECKKGYTNNFSKLNLCIECSGNIMNILHIIFVSIFVLLFTVIMAYLNVFTGANRKSVHSIVIKIALNYFSCMKIFYVMGTSELYFPLNFSSHVNYIIQSIKTLLKAKKNYGPYCILTTYFNFSHSDAYYYGMLFYALRPILLAITLTILMYLMVEIYKFKVRDQTRIKLNVVDKIKELGKTKLYEEIMQELPSERGLVLFRYIPIPGDSKFKRIKKFLEDMIPMYVTLLFFIHTKTTYAMLTLLDCKAIYYNDKFVEQYMSYAPSVKCDMSGDYAKFFMLGIIGIVVWGIGIPLMSYLVLYKNRKHLHSENILFKYGFLNNGFNFQFWYWESIVFFRKILILLISSVPIFKTARIFGTTMWLFTVISFFFLTVQIILQPFDSRNYHILNKLETYSMFAWTITLMTFVFLTVSSADATINFYVLLFLLFFNFIFVAKVLIALCYSYIENLRHIKKHVKIPILSNFFEKMAKIAEEKYYKEPIVSLNTRDNSIQFMRKYKRYPLRKHRLLTNEEKNYFLNVLSNFIYFGVSNLNFTIFHSHFMEFMLRLSVIDNEMLHKKGKRGILKLIAKDPKNIDEWIKIKESELNKSTFFERHKKILNLFTKNMLIIQNNIKSIIYQGDKHTIISDYEVLINVLKYDEDFITDFKFLYDENAVKSGLTLSDLQLSFTKIKMKDKGLIMQLFSLFIAKKNIVQFERDIHLKNKIEQLKTLYDILITANEKKKITFRKNFEDAVKADPFDYRTLQNELGALNERINNLIDDYQKLKDANYYEDECDSNNNVALNNDSEFFDNNLKELSFKEVTNDEQSIENAEEGDNNIQNEETNAENVGNEDGKEENKMKEQKRS, from the exons ATGGTAAACCCGagcaagtttttttttttttcttctgtgtTGGTGACTTGTTTGTTGAAG AGCGAAGCAGCGTCAAATGGGAAGCCAGGATTTGGGAAGGAGCCCACGGTCGCCCCCCCTAAGAAAA CCAAAGAAAGCGGTGAATATAGGAGAAGCGCTGCGGTAAAGCTGGACAAGCTGAAATTTAAGAGGGCCCCCAGAAATATCCTCAAAgcgaagaaaaggggaattaACTTTGTCTCCCTAAATTTAGAGAAAGTTATCGAGTTAAAGCAGAAGGACCCGCTAATCCTAATAAGTAGCATTTACTccggggaaaaagaaaaat TCCTTTCCGCTTGCTacgaaaatgggaaaatcaAAGAGGGCAGCACGTGCAGCAGAATTACCACTACCAAAGAAATCTGCGACGTGCCCGTTGACTTCAACCTGGACTACGTCTTTTCCTACAGGGACAGAAATGAGCTCCCCTCCAAATGCCTCGTGGACAACGTCCCTCAGTACCGGATAAAAA ATCGCGACCACGTGGTTGTCCAGTCGGGGGAGCACTTCGACCTGAAGATCATGAACGAGTCCATGCTGCTGAGAACTTCAGTCATCATTACTACGGGGGAATGCTCGGACATGGTCAAATCGAGAAGTACCCTCTTCCAATTCGAGAGATCCCCTAACCCTTTTGGAGATCCAGTATTGCACAAGGGAGAAGTAATTGGCtcggaatttaaaaatatatatgtgaacCAAGAAGCCAAAGGGGTGTTTAACATTTGCTCCTGTTATATAGACTATCTGGACATTAACTACAATAGCTGTTTACTAGCCAGTAGGCATTACACACACATTTACACCCTGCGAGCTATTTTGCCATCTAGCAAGATTATCACCCTAAAcacaggagaaaaaatgaccaTTCATCTTAAGGAATATGAAACCATGTTCCCTATTCAGAATGCCTTCATCATCGAAAGGGTAAGTGGCTACCAGTGCAGTAATATTAACAAGAAGCCTTTCACCCAAGTGCAGGAAGATTTTTACCAAAATGTGAGGCGACTGAATTTTTATGATGTCTATTTGTACGAAATGGGTCCAAATGAAATAATAGAAGACGTGGTTTTTGGGAAACCGGGAAGTTATTTACTATGCTATACGTCCATTGATAGGGGGACTGAGTTTTCGTCCCTCCTGGCGACTATACATGTTAAGG GATACTTCTTAAATGTGGTGAACTACCTATATGTGGACCTCCATTCGACCAAACTAAAGCTGGGGCACTCTATTTTTCTGAAGAGAATGGGGATAGAGCCCCTATCAAAAGTggttttcaaaaaaagggaagcagaGAACTGCTCAGgagaaataatttattccAATGACGCATTAGAAATAATTGtagaagaaaagggaaatattAAAGTAGATATCTTCCAGGTGTCCGATATAAAGTTAAGTGAATATAATGAATTGTTAGACATTTGTTCTGGAGAGAAGGGGAAGTACAGGTTAATCGGACGGGCACAGTCAAAGCCTTACATTTTAAACACGCACGAAAATGTGTTTCTTTTGAAAGATTTTAAATTTCCGCCGGATGATGTTAGAACCTATGTGATGAAAAAAGAATCgcatttcttcaaattttatcCTTATCTCTTGGAATACAGTTTGAAGAATAAGGTAGACATTCTGTACGTGTCTTTTATGTGCTACTCGTCGAGCAATGAAATAAGTATAACGTACAGTTCTGACAGGAACATGACGCCCAAAAGTTTTGCACAATTCAAAATCACTCAGGCTTCTAGCTCTGTACTATACGTTACCAGtgaagaagtaaaaatatacgttttaaagaaaaatttgcaatcgttatatatgtatgacATTACTCCCAGTAAggtaaaaatgaggaaaaagtCTACCCAAAGGTATGTAGATGACCCTCATATGTACCCCTTATTAAATTTCTATTCCGATTACGcctattttgtaaaatgcaACAATTGCTCAACGCCTATTTTGATGGAGCCAGTGTATGATGAAAATAAGAAATTAAAACTACTTTTTTTAGTAACGTCAGATCCGCTTCGAAGAATTATAATAGTTAACCTAAAGTTCAGTATTGTGTACGTACATAACACTAATGCTGTaaagaacaaatttgaagaaattaacGAGTTAAGGTTCGGTCTAGATGTTCTAAAAGACTCCTCATATCTCATAACTGACGTTTCTTGcggaaagttaaaaaataaatcattcGATTGTTTCTTGGTTGACCAAATGAATAACTCTGTAATAGCCCTCCACTATATACAAAAGCGAAAGCTGCTGCTTCGCATGGACACCTTTCAGGGGGAAAGCAACGCAAGTGACGAAAATGCCTATGTGTACAACTTTATCTTTAGCCAATCTGACACTTATTTGCAGAATCCCAAGCATGTGGTGCCCTTTCCTTATGGCGATTCCTACGTTCTCTTCGTGGACGAG GACGAAACCACCGAAATGAACATAATACTGTATAACAGAAACAAACCCAGCAAGAGGTTTTCCTACGTGTCCAAAATAAACAGCACATATATTGACGAAGGcaagataaataaaatatacaaattttatgATCACAAAGAGTTAATTAACAGAAATGTACTTCTAATAGTAAAGGAGCTGGAAAATGCTGTGCACTTCGTAATTGCGCCCATACAAAACATCACCAATGTGACAGAATTGAAGTATACTTATCCGTCCATTGTACAAGACAATGGAATTCCATATGCactaaaaataaagtcagatgaaattaaaaaaatgaatttgcttcataattttcaaaTCGAAGTACATAATGCCAATAAATCGAAGCACGTTGCTATAGATAAATATGATGGGACTATTGTCATAAAATTATCAGAATTTATTGATGACCCCGTAGACCTAACCGCAAAAATGTATGGAGTTTTTATGGAATTAAACACAAACATAGAAATTACCGTAATTTGCGCCGATGGGATGAAAGCGCTAAATGGTGGCTGTGTTGCCTGTCCATTAGGTACCTACAACAACATTAATGAATATATGAAACATGGAAATATGCACGAATGTACCAAGTGCCAAGAAAATtcaattacaaaaaatgaagggtCCACTTCCATAGCGCAGTGTTTATGTTTACCAGGATACGAATTAAATAACAATGACGAGTGTGTCCCTTGTGCAATGGGAACATGGAAATCAGAAACTTCTAACACCCCTTGTATTTTCCACTGCTATCCTAATTCGCAAAGCTTAATAAGGGGTAGTCGGAGTGAAGAAGAAAGCGAATGCAAATGCTTAAAAGGTTACTATTTTGTCTCAAAAGATGGAATAAACTTTTGTGAACAGTGTGATATAGGTCACTTCTGTCCAGGTGGATACAGAggtgctaaaaaaaaatgcccagAAAATACAACGAATGAAGAACTAGaaaatttttctataaaaagTTGTAAATGTAACGCTGGTTTTGAGCCTTTTGactcttcaaatttgaatAATTACGATTTTAGGACTAATCCTATTTTTGACGATTACAAAGATTTCGAACAAGAAATGGAACCTTCTCATGTCTGTGAACCTTGCAAAATGGGATCCTACAAAAACACAGTTTCggaagaaaaatgtaaaagatgCTCTGCGCATGTATATACAGATGCAATACAATCTACTTCCATAgctgaatgtaaaaaatgcgaaaagggATATTATTTGCATGAACAAGATTTGTGCTTACTATGTCCAGACAATCACTACTGCCCAGGTTATCCTgcagaagataaaaaatattcacttTATGAAAACCAAAAGGTGCCCTGTGATGATAAAACTTTGACaatccccccaaatgaatTAAATGTATCCCCCTTAAACTGtttgtgtaaaaaaggaTTTGAATATGTAAAATCAGAAGAAAACGAGTTCGCCTGTTTAGAAGTGCCAAAAAATTACTACAAGTCCGAATTAAGCAATACACAAAAGAAGCCCTGTCCAGAAAACAGTGTAACATTATACACACAAACCAAGAGTAAGATTAAGTGTATATGTGTAGGGGGCTATTACTGGGATATTAATGAAAACAAATGCATTAAATGTCCTAAGGGATATTACTGCCCAGGTGGACATTTAAAAGACtgttttttgcaaaatactTTACATCTGTGCAAgcctaaaaaaataaaatgccctataaaaaatacaacaacGAAAGCGGAGGAGTCTTTTAGTGAGTCCAGTTGCCTCTGTGATAAAGGCTACACTCTAAGTAAAGAATCGCTCCGTGAATGCGTTCTCTGTCCAGTTAACACATACAAAGATTTTGTATCAAATGCGGAATGCACTATGTGCTTAACTCCCTACACAACAGATGGACAAGTGGGAAATGCAAAGGAAGAAGATTGTACATGTTCAGGTGGCTACTACTTCTTCAACCACTGCATACCATGCAGTGATAAAAATACTTATTGCAAAGGTGGGAAAATGATAGTTAATAACAAGAGCAAAACTATCCACTATGGTCCATCAAAATGTCCACCAAACACCGTCGTTTCATTTGAGACAGAGCGACCACATAATCAAAGTTTTTGTGTTTGTAAGAAAGGATATAAGCATGTCTATACTGCAAgtaattatacaaaaatatgtgcaCCATGTGGACGTGGATTTTTTAAGACCATGATTGGAGATTTTTCCTGCGAATCGAAATGTAAGCCCAATTCGACCAGTCTCACTGGGACGACGCATGAAACACATTGCTTTTGCTTAACAAATTATTACTTCAAAAATGGTATCTGTGTAAACTGCCCCGATGGTGCATACTGTGAAGGTGGTTTCGAAGAAGAAACCTTACTAATCatgaaaaaaagtgtaaactCTTTGGACCCTTCAAAAATTAAGCATGTAATGCCTGTTCCTAAAGAAAATTATGCACTTTACAAATTAAAGGGAAATATATACAACACGGACTGGTTCATCGTAGAATGCCCAATTAAAGAAGCTTGTTtgtataatgaaaaatgtcATGAATCTATGaccaattttttatgtggggaatgcaaaaaaggatacacaaataatttttcgaaGCTAAATTTGTGCATAGAATGCAGCGgaaatattatgaatatcCTGCACATCATTTTCGTCAGTATTTTTGTCTTGTTATTTACAGTTATTATGGCATACTTAAATGTCTTTACAGGAGCTAACAGAAAGTCCGTCCATTCTATTGTTATTAAAATTGCGTTGAATTATTTCTCTtgtatgaaaattttttatgtcatGGGAACAAGCGAGCTatattttccattaaatTTCTCATCCCACGTCAATTATATAATCCAAAGTATTAAAACATTgttaaaagcaaaaaaaaattatggtcCATATTGCATTTTAACAActtatttcaatttttcgcaTTCAGATGCTTATTATTATGGTATGCTATTCTATGCCCTTAGACCTATTTTACTTGCAATAACGCTGACGATTTTAATGTATCTTATGGTAGAAATATACAAGTTTAAAGTTAGGGATCAAAcaagaataaaattaaatgtagtagacaaaattaaagaattagggaaaacaaaactaTATGAAGAAATCATGCAAGAGTTGCCATCGGAAAGAGGTCTGGTGTTGTTTAGGTACATACCCATACCTGGAGATTCAAAGTTTAAaagaataaagaaatttCTTGAAGATATGATTCCTATGTATGtcacattattattttttattcacaccAAAACTACTTATGCTATGCTAACGCTGCTAGATTGTAAGGCAATTTACTACAATGATAAATTTGTGGAGCAGTATATGAGCTATGCACCTAGTGTAAAGTGTGATATGTCAGGAGATTATGCAAAATTCTTTATGCTAGGTATTATCGGGATAGTCGTATGGGGAATTGGCATTCCGTTAATGTCATATTTAGTGCTATACAAAAATCGAAAACATTTACAttcagaaaatattttatttaaatatggATTCTTAAATAATGGATTTAACTTTCAATTTTGGTATTGGGAGTCAATTGtcttttttagaaaaattttaattttattgatATCATCAGtccctatttttaaaacagcCAGAATATTTGGTACCACTATGTGGTTGTTTACtgttatttcgtttttttttcttacagtGCAGATCATACTACAACCTTTTGACTCAAGaaattatcatattttaaataaattggAAACTTATAGCATGTTTGCTTGGACGATTACTCTGATGACTTTTGTCTTCCTAACAGTATCTAGTGCTGATGCAACCATAAATTTCTATGTGCTACTATTTCtgttatttttcaatttcataTTTGTAGCCAAAGTTTTGATAGCTCTATGTTATTCATACATAGAAAATTTAAGACACATAAAAAAGCATGTTAAAATTCCAATTttgagtaatttttttgaaaaaatggcaaaaatagctgaggaaaaatattataaagagCCTATAGTTTCCCTGAACACGCGAGACAACTCTATTCAATTTATGAGGAAATACAAAAGATATCCTTTACGCAAGCATCGTTTGTTAacgaatgaagaaaaaaactactTCCTTAATGTTTTATCtaactttatatattttggaGTATCCAATTTAAACTTTACCATTTTTCATTCTCATTTTATGGAATTTATGTTAAGACTATCAGTGATTGATAATGAAATGCTTcataaaaagggtaaaaggggaattttaaaattaattgccAAAGACCCCAAAAATATCGACGAATggataaaaattaaggaatCAGAATTAAACAAAAGCACCTTTTTCGaaagacataaaaaaatattgaatttatttacaaaaaatatgcttatTATTCAAAACAACATCAAGAGTATCATATATCAAGGAGATAAGCACACTATCATTTCTGATTATGAAGTATTGATTAATGTCTTAAAATACGACGAAGATTTTATCACCgactttaaatttttatatgatgaaAACGCGGTGAAATCAGGATTAACGCTTTCTGACTTACAGTTGTCTTttactaaaattaaaatgaaagatAAGGGATTGATTATGCAGTTATTTTCATTGTTTATTGCCAAGAAGAATATTGTACAGTTTGAACGAGATATTCaccttaaaaataaaattgaacagCTTAAAACGTTGTATGACATTCTCATAACggcaaatgaaaagaaaaaaattacatttagAAAGAATTTTGAAGATGCAGTTAAGGCAGACCCATTTGATTATAGGACattacaaaatgaattagGAGCACTAAATGAAAGAATAAACAATCTAATTGACGACTATCAAAAGCTAAAAGATGCAAATTATTACGAAGATGAATGTGATTCTAACAACAATGTGGCTTTGAATAACGATTCAGAGTTTtttgataataatttaaaagaactCAGCTTTAAAGAAGTAACTAATGACGAACAGAGCATAGAAAATGCCGAAGAAGGGGAcaataatatacaaaatgaagaaactAACGCAGAAAATGTGGGTAATGAAGATGGGAAAGAAGagaataaaatgaaagaacaaaaacgaaGCTAA
- a CDS encoding 30S ribosomal protein S8, putative (encoded by transcript PVX_096405A): protein MQRACEMVVSLLRTDAMTQKCPFHVLNVQILELLQKEGLIRGFSLKGTKIDILLKHYKGAPVIRNIRVVSKPSRDIWLTPHELKFRTRFNTGLWVMQTSCGVISHRDCIRMGVGGKMLFAVNNGYQHFC from the exons ATGCAGAGGGCATGCGAAATGGTCGTATCTTTGCTACGGACGGATGCCATGACCCAGAAGTGCCCATTCCACGTGTTGAACGTCCAGATACTTGAGTTGTTGCAGAAGGAGGGGCTCATTAGGGGCTTCTCCCTCAAGGGAACCAAAATTGACATTCTGCTTAAACATTACAAGGGCGCGCCG GTCATAAGAAACATTCGAGTCGTTTCGAAGCCAAGCAGAGACATTTGGTTAACACCCCACGAGTTGAAATTCCGCACGCGGTTTAACACCGGCCTGTGGGTTATGCAAACCAGCTGTGGAGTGATAAGCCACAGGGACTGCATTCGAATGGGGGTTGGTGGCAAAATGCTCTTTGCCGTTAATAATGGGTATCAGCATTTTtgctag
- a CDS encoding prefoldin subunit 3, putative (encoded by transcript PVX_096400A) yields MSFDDLTDNTRSVRNIPGAKFIEHVTEFLQNKNEETVLRLAKELLLKYKFMEHTFVTRQINTEKKIPELKDALKVVNALYKRKEMNDSQNLELYFPLEESLYARGVVDKTDHILLWLGANVMVEFPFKEAVELLNHHLDRAVNLYDEMDKELQWLHEQISTTEINISRIHNYVEMKKKNKEKDVVEAQG; encoded by the exons ATGTCATTCGACGATTTGACGGACAACACGAGGTCCGTCCGGAACATCCCGGGGGCTAAGTTCATA GAACACGTCACAGAATTTctgcaaaacaaaaatgaggaaacgGTTCTTCGCTTGGCCAAGGAGCTCCTATT GAAATACAAATTCATGGAGCACACGTTTGTGACTAGACAGATCAACACGGAGAAGAAAATCCCCGAATTAAAAGATGCCCTGAAAGTCGTAAACGCCCTTTACAAAAGAAAG GAAATGAACGACAGCCAAAACTTGGAGCTGTATTTTCCCCTGGAGGAGTCCCTGTACGCCAGGGGAGTTGTCGACAAAACGGACCACATTTTACTTTGGCTGGGG GCCAACGTGATGGTTGAATTCCCCTTTAAAGAGGCAGTGGAGCTGCTGAATCACCACTTGGATAGGGCAGTAAATCTGTACGACGAAATG GACAAAGAGCTTCAGTGGCTGCACGAACAAATATCAACCACAGAAATTAACATATCGAGAATTCACAATTATGTggagatgaaaaaaaaaaacaaagaaaaggaCGTTGTTGAAGCGCAGGGCTAA
- a CDS encoding hypothetical protein, conserved (encoded by transcript PVX_096395A) codes for MAEKVKRYEVAAYSYKNQIRNLKRNQLHGGDVNIQLINVFINAICDIVQHICSDVRSPVLALLPLIHSILNSITVRDKKIYRCTKLIHAVLTQIGGTYVGEEAEAETKDELPPHKLEDLEWIAAETDDKGWLAISDRWELCKRDLKWLCVKTNNRSWLLYRHLWEHCSDDLKYVSVLFDDKEWLHLHNVWKFIPLSLKLRAISSKDPSVCKPSLTEMILKDDDIYRDNTLPHSSHLLSEGWKGEDWKGAGWKGLSTGRGVSRTLAAQSRHEDEGDHIAVSCAEREVNRVGSLGRSKYPSETHVKGISNEKEAQADVPKRGFTPKVTPKGAKQGGVHPVERYEEGLAKRQESKSIMRGKIFLPKVPTGGPPTGNEEKQSCYYKGTVMSAKEVPQRSGLSVEPHILKEGSKQTGVKGTDELNTLGETTLHSLKAGVARRPLPPPQKGKIVPKGKGPQLGAYAPILKHPFNGKGSEAEQGGSNSSFSAQIGSVKMSNGKLEGVTSKGKNAPKKMPPLTGALKGLLKMKEPNGKNISGLLKRESLSEGPLDLKKSGSIVHLDEVVIPTSSEDGGTEEEIHAGVSQRGENPKKAPKGSSGTYFSDLFNAFNFTRNGKLGRASSHSADAGREERSSDLGTPGEGRSSQQSGGGKTDGDADVDTDDNVGDNVDGNADDSANCGLHPMGRSLEEHSTKRDFLQVKKSVSIDGAAGDVGIQFQGDPLTKAIGHLGQSNTKGLLSPILEKPMQKFPPRKSGGTSGILQKVLEADLAHLNYSNTRMTADEISKHKNASLHITVKRKASLSSLKMKTVPKR; via the exons ATGGCtgaaaaggtgaagaggtACGAAGTGGCGGCGTATTCGTATAAAAACCAAATACGAAATTTAAAG AGAAACCAACTCCACGGGGGAGACGTGAACATACAGCTGATAAACGTCTTCATTAACGCCATCTGCGATATAGTGCAGCACATCTGCTCGGATGTGCGCTCCCCGG TCTTGGCCCTCCTCCCGCTAATCCATTCCATACTGAATTCGATCACCGTG agggataaaaaaatataccggTGCACAAAGCTGATACATGCAGTGTTAACCCAGATAGGAGGTACATAcgtgggggaggaagcggaagcTGAAACAAAGGACGAACTTCCTCCCCACAAATTAGAAGACCTAGAGTGGATAGCCGCCGAAACAGACGATAAGGGGTGGCTAGCCATTTCTGACAGGTGGGAATTATGCAAGAGGGATTTAAAATGGCTGTGTGTGAAGACAAACAACAGGTCGTGGTTGCTGTATAGGCACCTCTGGGAGCACTGCTCCGATGATCTGAAATACGTATCGGTTCTATTTGATGATAAAGAGTGGCTACATCTGCATAACGTTTGGAAGTTCATTCCCCTCAGTTTGAAATTAAGGGCTATCTCGTCGAAGGACCCAAGTGTCTGCAAGCCGTCCCTAACTGAAATGATCCTAAAGGATGATGACATTTATAGGGACAATACATTACCGCATAGTTCTCACTTGTTGA GTGAAGGTTGGAAGGGTGAAGATTGGAAGGGTGCAGGTTGGAAAGGATTGTCAACCGGAAGAGGTGTTAGCAGAACATTGGCAGCGCAGAGCAGGCATGAAGACGAAGGAGATCATATAGCAGTCTCATGTGCTGAGAGAGAGGTCAATCGGGTTGGCAGCCTGGGAAGAAGTAAATACCCCAGTGAGACCCATGTGAAGGGGATTTCTAACGAAAAGGAAGCCCAGGCAGATGTGCCTAAAAGGGGATTCACCCCGAAAGTTACTCCAAAGGGTGCTAAACAGGGTGGTGTGCACCCAGTTGAGAGGTATGAAGAGGGGTTGGCCAAAAGACAGGAGAGTAAAAGTATCATGAGgggtaaaatatttctgcCCAAAGTGCCAACCGGGGGGCCGCCAACcggaaatgaagaaaaacaaagctGCTATTATAAAGGCACCGTGATGAGTGCCAAGGAGGTGCCACAAAGAAGTGGCCTCTCAGTTGAGCCccacattttaaaagaagGGAGCAAACAAACTGGGGTGAAAGGTACAGATGAATTGAACACCTTGGGGGAGACTACTCTTCATAGTTTGAAGGCAGGCGTAGCTCGTAGACCCCTGCCACCCCCTCAGAAGGGAAAGATTGTgccaaaagggaagggaCCCCAGTTAGGGGCATATGCTCCCATTCTGAAGCATCCATTTAATGGGAAAGGCTCAGAAGCAGAACAGGGCGGTAGTAACAGCAGTTTTTCCGCACAAATTGGAAGCGTGAAGATGTCGAATGGGAAGTTGGAGGGGGTCACctcgaaggggaagaatgCCCCAAAGAAAATGCCACCCCTTACAGGCGCGTTAAAAGGCCTtctaaaaatgaaggagccaaatgggaagaataTTTCTGGTTTGCTGAAGAGAGAAAGCTTGAGCGAAGGTCCGctggatttaaaaaaaagtggcagcATTGTGCACTTAGACGAGGTGGTCATCCCCACGTCGAGTGAAGACGGTGGTACAG aAGAGGAGATCCACGCGGGTGTGTCGCAGCGGGGGGAAAATCCAAAGAAA GCGCCCAAGGGGAGCTCTGGCACGTATTTCTCTGACCTGTTTAATGCTTTCAATTTCACGAGAAATGGAAAGTTGGGAAGGGCATCGAGCCACAGTGCTGACGCGGGGAGGGAGGAGCGGAGCAGCGACTTGGGCACCCCTGGGGAAGGGAGAAGTTCCCAGCAGAGCGGGGGTGGAAAGACAGATGGTGACGCAGATGTAGACACAGATGACAATGTAGGTGACAACGTAGATGGCAACGCAGATGACAGCGCGAACTGCGGTTTGCATCCCATGGGGAGGAGCCTAGAGGAGCATTCAACGAAGAGGGACTTCCTGCAGGTTAAGAAGTCGGTGTCGATTGATGGGGCGGCAGGCGATGTGGGTATTCAGTTTCAGGGTGACCCACTGACCAAAGCGATTGGCCACCTGGGCCAAAGCAACACAAAGGGGCTcctctcccccattttggaaaaaccCATGCAGAAGTTCCCCCCACGGAAGAGTGGCGGTACGAGCGGCATTCTGCAAAAGGTCCTGGAGGCCGACTTGGCTCACCTGAATTATTCCAATACGCGAATGACTGCAGACGAAATTTCCAAGCATAAGAATGCGTCGCTCCATATAACTGTGAAGAGGAAGGCGTCCTTGTCGTCgttgaaaatgaaaacggTGCCGAAGCGGTGA